A DNA window from Actinomycetes bacterium contains the following coding sequences:
- a CDS encoding SAM-dependent methyltransferase: protein MSLSEQGLPLTGERTVPGIARENYWFRRHEAVYEWIRSSGIAGVVVEAGCGEGYGAELLRQAG from the coding sequence GTGTCGCTGTCGGAACAAGGCCTACCCCTCACCGGAGAGCGCACCGTGCCCGGAATTGCCCGGGAAAACTACTGGTTCCGCAGGCATGAGGCCGTCTATGAGTGGATTCGTAGCTCGGGGATCGCTGGGGTAGTCGTGGAAGCGGGCTGTGGCGAGGGCTATGGCGCTGAGTTGCTGCGGCAAGCCGGC